Proteins encoded by one window of Microbacterium testaceum:
- a CDS encoding MFS transporter — translation MHSTLTRSQLVRWHIAICAIFLASGLSISTWASRVPAIRESLGIENSGVGLLLLGMGVASIIGLSIAPAVMARIGARRGMLVALLLVGIGLMIIGFGADSLQLFAVALVGLALFGFGNGAVDVMMNVEGAALEKATGRTIMPLLHAFFSFGTVIGAGLGFVAVSLGIPVIAHCVAMGVVIIVVAFVSVANVPRAEVAMDAPADEERAHWRERLSVSLQAWREPRTYTLGVIMLGMAFAEGSANDWLPSAVVYGHGAPEEAGPAVLAVFSVAMTVGRIAGGPVVDRLGRVLVLRVLAGTAAAGLLLFILAPYGPLVFVGAALWGLGASLGFPIGMSAAADDPTKAASRVAAAATIGYVAFLCGPPILGWIGDHIGLLNTLLIVVGLIVASGLFSGAAKPLVASEKAEAEPARRDAAGRN, via the coding sequence ATGCACTCGACGCTCACCCGATCCCAGCTCGTCCGCTGGCACATCGCGATCTGCGCCATCTTCCTCGCGAGCGGGCTCAGCATCTCCACCTGGGCGTCGCGGGTGCCCGCGATCCGCGAATCGCTCGGCATCGAGAACTCCGGCGTCGGGCTCCTGCTGTTGGGCATGGGCGTGGCATCCATCATCGGCCTGTCGATCGCCCCGGCCGTGATGGCGCGCATCGGCGCGCGCCGCGGAATGCTCGTGGCCCTGCTGCTCGTCGGCATCGGGCTCATGATCATCGGCTTCGGGGCGGACTCCCTGCAGCTCTTCGCCGTCGCCCTGGTGGGCCTCGCGCTCTTCGGATTCGGCAACGGCGCCGTCGACGTGATGATGAACGTCGAGGGAGCGGCACTCGAGAAGGCCACCGGGCGCACGATCATGCCCTTGCTGCACGCCTTCTTCAGCTTCGGCACCGTCATCGGAGCGGGCCTCGGCTTCGTCGCGGTGAGCCTCGGCATCCCGGTGATCGCCCACTGCGTCGCGATGGGGGTCGTGATCATCGTCGTCGCCTTCGTGTCGGTCGCGAACGTGCCGCGGGCAGAGGTCGCGATGGACGCCCCCGCCGACGAGGAGCGCGCCCACTGGCGCGAGCGCCTCTCGGTGTCGCTGCAGGCCTGGCGCGAGCCGCGCACCTACACGCTCGGCGTCATCATGCTGGGCATGGCCTTCGCCGAGGGCAGCGCGAACGACTGGCTCCCCTCCGCGGTGGTCTACGGCCACGGCGCGCCCGAAGAGGCGGGGCCGGCGGTTCTGGCGGTGTTCTCCGTCGCCATGACGGTCGGCCGCATCGCGGGCGGTCCCGTCGTCGATCGCCTCGGTCGCGTGCTCGTCCTGCGGGTGCTCGCCGGCACCGCCGCCGCCGGCCTGCTGCTGTTCATCCTGGCTCCGTACGGCCCGCTCGTCTTCGTGGGCGCCGCCCTGTGGGGTCTCGGCGCCTCGCTCGGCTTCCCGATCGGCATGTCCGCCGCTGCCGACGACCCCACCAAGGCCGCCTCCCGCGTGGCCGCGGCCGCCACCATCGGCTACGTCGCCTTCCTCTGCGGTCCCCCGATCCTCGGATGGATCGGCGACCACATCGGCCTGCTGAACACCCTGCTCATCGTGGTCGGCCTGATCGTGGCATCCGGACTCTTCTCCGGCGCGGCCAAGCCGCTGGTCGCCTCCGAGAAGGCGGAGGCCGAGCCCGCGCGACGCGACGCGGCGGGGCGCAATTAG
- a CDS encoding GntR family transcriptional regulator yields the protein MDSRRRASALVDEAYRALGEAIVDGRLQAGDRLRDVELATLMGISRTPVREALQRLERIGLVEVAANRYTRVAALTDRARNDMREYAAHTIAAVLHVALPRCSDDELVETARIVDELHSAESSPEYVNAMMALASHLVAISRNVVFQKTFVQIDLVLRRNLEGWMSVDDGTRDTLFRHLHEQIARRDTNGATWTFLALHGFA from the coding sequence ATGGATAGTCGTCGGCGTGCTTCCGCCCTCGTCGACGAGGCCTATAGGGCCCTCGGCGAGGCGATCGTCGACGGTCGGCTCCAGGCGGGTGACCGGCTGCGGGATGTCGAGCTGGCGACGCTCATGGGCATATCCCGCACTCCGGTGCGCGAGGCTCTGCAGAGGCTGGAGCGCATCGGGCTGGTCGAAGTCGCGGCGAACCGGTACACCCGCGTGGCCGCCCTGACCGATCGCGCTCGCAACGACATGCGCGAGTACGCCGCGCACACGATCGCCGCCGTCCTGCACGTGGCCCTGCCCCGCTGCTCCGACGACGAACTCGTCGAAACGGCGCGCATCGTCGACGAGCTGCATTCCGCCGAAAGCTCGCCCGAATACGTGAACGCGATGATGGCCCTGGCTTCGCACCTCGTGGCCATTTCGCGCAATGTCGTCTTCCAGAAGACCTTCGTGCAGATCGATCTCGTGCTGCGTCGCAATCTCGAGGGCTGGATGAGCGTCGACGACGGCACGCGCGACACCCTGTTCCGCCATCTGCACGAGCAGATCGCCCGTCGCGACACGAACGGCGCCACGTGGACCTTCCTCGCCCTGCACGGTTTCGCCTGA
- a CDS encoding HAD hydrolase-like protein yields the protein MSARSPFSCVLWDVDGTLVDASEGILRRLTITLEHFGRTPPVRGELSRWIGPPMYESFQVNVGMTPEQATEAVTFYRGLNKSEGYTVSARLYPGVGELVHELHAAGIPQSTASSKPEVQVVALMDHFGLAPSLEAMVGATLDERTLSTKADVVREALRRLEAAGADTSRPILIGDRHHDVEGGADAGVPVIFVRWGFSWPHEADGAQAAVDDVDQLRALLLIDDSSESDAPAGV from the coding sequence ATGTCTGCACGCTCTCCCTTCTCCTGCGTCCTGTGGGACGTCGACGGAACCCTCGTCGACGCATCGGAGGGCATCCTCCGCCGGTTGACCATCACGCTGGAGCACTTCGGGCGGACGCCCCCGGTGCGCGGAGAGCTGTCGCGCTGGATCGGTCCGCCGATGTACGAGTCGTTCCAGGTGAACGTGGGCATGACACCCGAGCAGGCGACCGAGGCCGTCACGTTCTACCGCGGGCTGAACAAGAGCGAGGGCTACACGGTCAGCGCGCGCCTGTACCCGGGTGTCGGCGAACTGGTGCACGAGCTGCACGCGGCGGGCATCCCGCAGTCGACGGCGAGCTCGAAGCCCGAGGTGCAGGTCGTCGCCCTCATGGACCACTTCGGTCTCGCCCCCTCCCTCGAGGCCATGGTCGGCGCCACCCTCGACGAGCGCACCCTGAGCACCAAGGCCGACGTCGTCCGCGAAGCGCTGCGTCGCCTCGAGGCCGCCGGGGCCGACACCTCGCGCCCCATCCTCATCGGCGATCGACACCACGACGTCGAGGGAGGGGCGGATGCCGGGGTGCCGGTGATCTTCGTGCGCTGGGGCTTCAGCTGGCCCCACGAGGCGGACGGCGCTCAGGCCGCCGTCGACGACGTCGACCAGCTGCGCGCCCTTCTGCTGATCGACGACTCGTCGGAATCGGACGCCCCCGCCGGTGTCTGA
- a CDS encoding cold-shock protein has protein sequence MSTQGTVKWFNSEKGFGFIAPDDGSQDVFAHYSAIQSGGYRSLEENQRVEFEVAQGPKGLQAENIRPL, from the coding sequence ATGAGCACGCAGGGCACGGTCAAGTGGTTCAACTCCGAAAAGGGCTTCGGCTTCATCGCCCCCGATGACGGCAGCCAGGACGTCTTCGCGCACTACAGCGCGATCCAGTCGGGCGGTTACCGCTCGCTCGAAGAGAACCAGCGCGTCGAGTTCGAGGTCGCCCAGGGCCCCAAGGGCCTGCAGGCGGAGAACATCCGCCCCCTCTGA
- a CDS encoding LacI family DNA-binding transcriptional regulator — MSTRRATISDVAREAGVSASTASVVFSGKTPTSPATRARVLAAAESLGYTGPDPRAASLRRGRSGIVGVVFDQHLGTAFLDPVTTHMMDGLADGVSRLGAALLLLRDDGETVSEPSLHTAPIDAAVLIGCSPRMRDSLEIVRGRGIPVVVVEGDAGEGVPQVLLDNTEAQRAAARHLSALGHHDVVIVTLPTDTARRRGWITDDAEVRVDVTADRLAGARAVFPDAPAVAAATSSIDEGTIAGRAIFADPDHRPTAVIAQSDLLAAGVIRAAEEAGLRVPDDVSVTGFDGVVVDGLAPHVLTTLVQPATAKGRAAGEAVAAMLEDETPSGLDLRCTFREGTTTAPPRIT; from the coding sequence GTGAGCACCCGTCGCGCGACCATCAGCGATGTCGCCCGTGAGGCCGGCGTCTCGGCGTCGACCGCCTCGGTGGTGTTCAGCGGCAAGACGCCCACCTCGCCGGCGACCCGGGCCCGCGTGCTGGCCGCCGCCGAGAGCCTGGGCTACACCGGACCGGATCCGCGCGCGGCCTCGCTGCGTCGCGGGCGCTCGGGCATCGTCGGCGTGGTCTTCGACCAGCACCTCGGGACCGCGTTCCTCGATCCCGTGACCACCCACATGATGGACGGACTGGCCGACGGCGTCTCGCGCCTGGGTGCCGCGCTCCTGCTGCTGCGCGACGACGGCGAGACGGTGAGCGAACCCTCGTTGCACACCGCCCCCATCGACGCCGCCGTGCTGATCGGCTGCAGCCCGCGCATGCGCGATTCGCTCGAGATCGTCCGAGGTCGCGGCATCCCGGTCGTGGTCGTGGAGGGCGACGCGGGTGAGGGCGTGCCGCAGGTGTTGCTCGACAACACCGAGGCCCAGCGCGCGGCCGCGCGCCACCTGTCGGCGCTCGGCCATCACGACGTCGTCATCGTCACCCTCCCCACCGACACCGCTCGTCGCCGCGGTTGGATCACCGACGACGCCGAGGTTCGCGTCGACGTGACCGCCGACCGTCTGGCCGGAGCCCGCGCGGTGTTCCCCGACGCGCCCGCGGTGGCCGCCGCCACCAGTTCTATCGACGAGGGCACCATCGCCGGTCGGGCGATCTTCGCCGATCCCGACCACCGCCCGACCGCCGTCATCGCCCAGAGCGATCTGCTCGCGGCCGGGGTGATCCGTGCGGCCGAAGAGGCGGGGCTCCGCGTCCCCGATGACGTGAGCGTCACCGGATTCGACGGCGTGGTCGTCGACGGCCTCGCCCCGCACGTGCTGACCACGCTCGTCCAACCCGCCACCGCCAAGGGTCGGGCGGCCGGTGAGGCGGTCGCCGCGATGCTCGAGGACGAGACGCCCTCGGGGCTCGACCTGCGGTGCACCTTCCGCGAGGGGACCACGACTGCTCCGCCGCGTATCACATGA
- a CDS encoding GNAT family N-acetyltransferase, translated as MPHIELRALQDDDRDAAFRAVSASTSAWPRAAFDDRAAFDRWSDDAKVDAHVIVEDDAVVGLAAALDVDEEREILLAISPSAHDDAPTEALRLLTSHEAERPLYACVSVDDRPSHAVLARIGFVEHERDGDDVVYVLPPTLE; from the coding sequence ATGCCCCACATCGAGCTGCGAGCCCTTCAGGACGACGACCGGGATGCCGCTTTCCGTGCGGTGTCGGCGAGCACCTCCGCGTGGCCGCGCGCCGCGTTCGACGATCGGGCGGCCTTCGACCGCTGGAGCGACGACGCGAAGGTCGACGCACACGTCATCGTCGAGGACGACGCCGTGGTCGGGCTCGCCGCCGCTCTCGACGTCGACGAGGAGCGCGAGATCCTGCTCGCGATCTCGCCCTCGGCGCACGACGACGCCCCGACCGAAGCGCTGCGCCTGCTCACGTCGCACGAGGCCGAGCGGCCCCTCTACGCGTGCGTCTCCGTCGACGATCGGCCCTCGCACGCGGTCCTGGCCCGCATCGGTTTCGTCGAGCACGAGCGCGACGGCGACGACGTGGTCTACGTGTTGCCGCCGACGTTAGAGTGA
- a CDS encoding sensor histidine kinase codes for MPTSDEEPTPRTADAEGFTRILSRPRVMTAFVVIVFVVTVVQSLSDPLATILQGDVVWEDRIPFGVVIALVIAGCAAQSAFLLLSPRFPVVAALGTAACYLALVAGLDIPRWLGALPLVVGIAVFLLAAQRRAAVAVLWTIVVVGAAVGILALWSTSTGAPAAVAWSFVLSAGLAFGAPVAGAAALGIWWARRMSGLRRARAELAAAAAEHEAGLERARTRERARIAQELHDVAGQHLAGLLSLADAAVDIDGLDAAQAATLIAEMRAEGRFASASLYAALRDLRAESDARAEPTLDLRSLDELLDYWSSRGMDIVVRVHAGVDDLPAMVSTTAYRVVQEALTNACKHAPGARVSVDVRVAPTSIRVAVGNEPGRAAVASDLPTGLGWGLAGMAERVDLLHGTLTAGPVSTGGWAVIMEAPLSASEASTRVLTP; via the coding sequence GTGCCGACGAGTGATGAAGAACCGACCCCCCGCACGGCGGATGCCGAGGGCTTCACCCGCATCCTGAGCCGGCCGCGCGTCATGACGGCGTTCGTCGTCATCGTGTTCGTCGTCACCGTCGTCCAGTCCCTGTCGGATCCCCTCGCGACGATCCTGCAGGGCGACGTGGTCTGGGAGGACCGCATCCCCTTCGGCGTGGTCATCGCCCTGGTGATCGCCGGGTGCGCCGCGCAGAGCGCGTTCCTCCTGCTGTCTCCCCGTTTCCCGGTCGTCGCCGCCCTGGGCACGGCCGCGTGTTACCTCGCCCTCGTCGCCGGCCTCGACATCCCGCGGTGGTTGGGGGCCCTCCCCCTGGTGGTGGGGATCGCCGTCTTCCTCCTCGCCGCACAGCGGCGCGCGGCCGTCGCGGTCCTCTGGACGATCGTGGTGGTCGGCGCCGCCGTCGGCATCCTGGCCCTGTGGTCGACCTCCACCGGGGCGCCGGCGGCCGTCGCGTGGAGCTTCGTCCTCAGCGCGGGGCTCGCGTTCGGCGCACCGGTGGCGGGCGCCGCAGCGCTCGGCATCTGGTGGGCGAGGCGCATGTCCGGACTGCGGCGTGCGCGCGCGGAGCTCGCCGCAGCCGCCGCCGAGCACGAAGCCGGGCTCGAACGCGCGAGAACGCGGGAGCGCGCCCGCATCGCCCAGGAGCTGCACGACGTCGCCGGACAACACCTCGCCGGCCTGCTGTCTCTGGCCGACGCGGCCGTCGACATCGACGGCCTGGACGCCGCCCAGGCCGCGACCCTCATCGCCGAGATGCGCGCCGAGGGACGCTTCGCGTCGGCCAGCCTCTACGCGGCCCTGCGCGACCTGCGCGCCGAGAGCGATGCGCGCGCCGAGCCGACCCTCGACCTCCGCTCGCTCGACGAGCTGCTCGACTACTGGTCGTCACGCGGGATGGACATCGTCGTCCGCGTTCACGCCGGGGTCGACGACCTGCCCGCGATGGTCTCCACCACCGCCTACCGCGTGGTGCAGGAGGCGCTGACGAACGCGTGCAAGCACGCCCCCGGCGCTCGCGTGTCGGTCGACGTGCGCGTGGCGCCGACGTCGATCCGTGTGGCCGTCGGCAACGAGCCCGGGCGAGCGGCCGTGGCATCCGATCTTCCGACCGGGCTCGGATGGGGACTTGCGGGTATGGCGGAGCGCGTCGACCTGCTGCACGGCACTCTCACCGCCGGTCCCGTCTCGACGGGCGGCTGGGCTGTGATCATGGAGGCCCCGCTCAGCGCCTCGGAGGCCTCGACCCGCGTTCTGACGCCGTGA
- a CDS encoding response regulator transcription factor has translation MTAPGADIRVLIVDDNRTVRRGIRLRLENATGIRVAGEAANGRDAVVLAHAERADVVLMDLHMPGMNGIEATRLITADEQGGCRVILLTSEVSDAFVVDAIEAGASGYLLKGHDSDQLLPVIRGAAAGTATISPRVAPRLIRELRDARSTPAEPEQVALLTGAERRVVGLLSSGVTSTEDIAKRLSVSVNTVRSQTASALRKLDLDDRTQLALWGARNGLPRTGA, from the coding sequence GTGACCGCGCCCGGCGCCGACATCCGCGTGCTGATCGTCGACGACAACCGCACGGTGCGCCGGGGGATCCGGCTCCGCCTCGAGAACGCGACGGGCATCCGCGTGGCCGGAGAGGCCGCGAACGGTCGCGACGCGGTGGTCCTCGCGCATGCCGAGCGCGCGGACGTCGTCCTCATGGACCTGCACATGCCCGGCATGAACGGGATCGAAGCCACGCGCCTGATCACGGCGGACGAGCAGGGCGGATGCCGTGTCATCCTGCTGACGAGCGAGGTCTCGGACGCGTTCGTCGTCGACGCCATCGAAGCCGGCGCCAGCGGATATCTGCTGAAGGGTCACGACAGCGACCAGTTGCTGCCGGTCATCCGCGGGGCGGCCGCGGGAACGGCCACGATCTCGCCTCGCGTCGCACCGAGGTTGATCCGCGAGCTCCGCGACGCGCGCAGCACCCCCGCCGAGCCCGAGCAGGTGGCCCTGTTGACCGGGGCGGAGCGTCGGGTCGTGGGGCTGCTCAGCAGCGGGGTCACCTCGACCGAGGACATCGCGAAGCGACTGAGCGTGTCGGTGAACACCGTGCGCAGCCAGACCGCGTCGGCGCTGCGGAAGCTCGACCTCGACGACCGCACGCAGCTCGCGCTGTGGGGAGCGCGCAACGGGCTCCCGCGCACCGGGGCGTAG
- a CDS encoding bifunctional lysylphosphatidylglycerol flippase/synthetase MprF has product MAENSTFRRATHFARRLPATLVLVGILVVVGVATGALWSPFATSDAFASLAYGLPALEAGRWWTPVTGTFVVGAPWLYLVGIPTLVGMGFLEVRRGTRVAAAYFTVGQLFSIFAASLLLWVAAFLPWPWAQQQAIALDVGPSGGVFACLAAALALLPSPWRLRGWTVLIAGLALTFLYYGSLPDLERVLAVALVLGVDRSLRPQRVSVREQRLIAFVVLCALGAFEILGYVAPMTGPFGSSAATSGSWIDVAVNTLVVLVVATALRRGRRWAWVVVMLYSALNLLLVVLLFAVLLLVGLTGIEADLDADFTSVLASSALWLVASVYFFLVRAAFRARPRAALGETPAPTVEDVKKELHVSGGGTLSWMTTWDGMSYARFGRGIVAYQRRSGVALALGDPLGPPSSRDRTVRSFIDAAEAAGLAPCFFSAGDTTADAVPGDWRRIVVADDTVVDLPGLQFTGKAWGAVRTSLNRGEREGMTFRLSRLSDETWGVRQQLRAISESWVGDKGLPEMGFTLGTLQEAADPEVRLALAVSPQGDVDGFLSWLPIYGEGGIRGWTLDLMRRRDGGFGPVMEFLIGASARQFSAEGAQIMSLSGAPLAHEYPADAGAIADLQERMAAMLEPVYGFASLHRFKQKFHPRYETMYLLYRDEADLTRIGAALTRAFLPHATLGQFAAAGVDLVRHER; this is encoded by the coding sequence ATGGCGGAGAACTCGACGTTCCGACGGGCGACGCACTTCGCGCGCCGACTACCGGCCACGCTCGTCCTGGTCGGCATCCTCGTGGTCGTCGGTGTCGCCACCGGCGCCCTCTGGAGCCCGTTCGCGACCTCTGACGCCTTCGCCTCGCTCGCCTACGGTCTTCCCGCCCTCGAGGCCGGTCGCTGGTGGACGCCGGTCACCGGCACGTTCGTGGTCGGGGCGCCCTGGCTGTACCTCGTCGGCATCCCGACGCTCGTGGGAATGGGCTTCCTCGAGGTGCGCCGCGGCACCCGCGTCGCCGCCGCGTACTTCACCGTGGGACAGCTCTTCTCGATCTTCGCCGCGTCGCTGCTCCTCTGGGTGGCGGCCTTCCTGCCGTGGCCGTGGGCTCAGCAGCAGGCCATAGCCCTCGACGTCGGTCCGTCCGGCGGCGTCTTCGCGTGTCTCGCCGCGGCTCTCGCGCTGCTCCCCTCGCCGTGGCGGCTGCGCGGCTGGACGGTCCTGATCGCTGGTCTGGCCCTCACCTTCCTCTACTACGGCTCGCTCCCCGACCTCGAGCGCGTCCTCGCCGTCGCCCTCGTGCTCGGTGTGGACCGGTCGTTGCGACCCCAGCGCGTGAGCGTCCGCGAGCAGCGCCTGATCGCTTTCGTGGTGCTGTGCGCCCTCGGCGCGTTCGAGATCCTCGGGTACGTCGCCCCGATGACCGGTCCGTTCGGCTCGTCGGCGGCGACCTCGGGCTCGTGGATCGACGTCGCCGTCAACACGCTCGTCGTGCTCGTGGTGGCAACCGCCCTGCGCCGCGGCCGCCGCTGGGCGTGGGTCGTCGTGATGCTCTACAGCGCCCTGAACCTCCTGCTCGTGGTCCTCCTCTTCGCCGTCCTGCTCCTGGTGGGCCTCACCGGGATCGAAGCGGACCTGGACGCCGATTTCACCAGCGTGCTGGCCTCGTCGGCGCTGTGGCTCGTGGCATCCGTGTACTTCTTCCTCGTGCGGGCCGCGTTCCGCGCCCGGCCGCGCGCGGCGCTCGGGGAAACGCCTGCGCCGACCGTGGAGGACGTGAAGAAGGAGCTGCACGTGAGCGGCGGGGGCACTCTGTCGTGGATGACGACGTGGGACGGCATGTCGTACGCCCGGTTCGGCCGCGGAATCGTGGCCTACCAGCGACGCTCCGGGGTGGCCCTGGCGCTCGGGGATCCGCTCGGCCCTCCGTCCTCCCGCGATCGGACCGTCCGCTCGTTCATCGACGCCGCCGAGGCCGCGGGTCTCGCGCCGTGCTTTTTCAGCGCCGGAGACACGACGGCCGACGCCGTCCCGGGCGACTGGCGGCGCATCGTGGTCGCCGACGACACCGTGGTCGATCTTCCGGGATTGCAGTTCACCGGAAAGGCGTGGGGCGCGGTGCGGACCTCGCTCAACCGCGGCGAGCGCGAGGGCATGACCTTCCGCCTGTCGAGACTCTCGGACGAGACCTGGGGCGTGCGCCAGCAGCTTCGCGCGATCTCCGAGAGCTGGGTGGGCGACAAGGGGCTGCCCGAGATGGGCTTCACCCTGGGCACGCTGCAGGAGGCGGCCGATCCCGAGGTGCGCCTCGCGTTGGCGGTGTCACCGCAGGGCGACGTCGACGGTTTCCTGTCGTGGCTCCCGATCTACGGCGAGGGCGGGATCCGCGGGTGGACGCTCGACCTGATGCGCCGGCGCGACGGCGGTTTCGGGCCCGTGATGGAGTTCCTGATCGGTGCGTCCGCCCGGCAGTTCTCGGCAGAGGGGGCACAGATCATGTCCCTGTCGGGTGCTCCGCTGGCGCACGAGTACCCCGCGGATGCCGGCGCCATCGCCGACCTACAGGAGCGCATGGCCGCGATGCTCGAGCCTGTCTACGGCTTCGCCTCGCTGCACCGGTTCAAGCAGAAGTTCCACCCGCGCTACGAGACGATGTACCTGCTCTACCGCGACGAGGCGGATCTCACCCGCATCGGCGCCGCCCTCACGCGAGCGTTCCTTCCGCACGCGACGCTGGGCCAGTTCGCCGCTGCGGGGGTCGACCTCGTGCGCCACGAACGCTGA
- the nucS gene encoding endonuclease NucS has protein sequence MRLVIARCSVDYTGRLNAHLPLATRLLVHKNDGSLLVHSDGGSYKPLNWMSPPCSLTLEQPDEVDVEDGVIERWRVTHAKTGDALLVRIHEVIHDTAHDLGVDPGLIKDGVEADLQRLLAEQVSVVGENLTLVRREYPTAIGPVDLLLRNDDGTGTVAIEVKRRGDIDGVEQLTRYLELLNRDPLLAPVTGVYAAQEIKPQARVLATDRGIRCLVLDYDEMKGVQSGAPRLF, from the coding sequence GTGCGTCTCGTCATCGCCCGTTGCTCCGTCGATTACACCGGCCGCCTCAACGCGCATCTCCCCCTCGCCACCCGCCTGCTCGTCCACAAGAACGACGGCAGCCTGCTGGTGCACTCCGACGGCGGCTCGTACAAGCCGCTGAACTGGATGAGCCCGCCGTGCTCGCTCACCCTCGAGCAGCCCGACGAGGTCGACGTCGAAGACGGCGTGATCGAGCGGTGGCGCGTCACCCACGCGAAAACCGGTGATGCGCTTCTCGTGCGCATCCACGAGGTCATCCACGACACCGCCCACGACCTCGGCGTCGACCCGGGCCTGATCAAGGACGGCGTCGAGGCCGACCTGCAGCGGCTGCTGGCCGAACAGGTCTCGGTCGTCGGCGAAAACCTCACCCTCGTGCGCCGCGAGTACCCCACCGCCATCGGCCCCGTCGACCTGCTGCTGCGCAACGACGACGGCACGGGAACGGTGGCGATCGAGGTCAAGCGTCGCGGCGACATCGACGGCGTCGAGCAGCTCACGCGCTACCTCGAACTCCTCAACCGCGACCCCCTGCTGGCGCCGGTCACGGGCGTCTACGCCGCGCAGGAGATCAAGCCGCAGGCCCGCGTCCTCGCCACCGATCGCGGCATCCGGTGCCTGGTCCTCGACTACGACGAGATGAAGGGCGTGCAGTCGGGCGCCCCGCGCCTGTTCTGA